The Simkaniaceae bacterium genome contains a region encoding:
- a CDS encoding ribonucleoside-diphosphate reductase subunit alpha, with protein MHKITKTNEQNQENTKCEILSEVSEAVKQTNIEKLIQNATVVKRNGRIVPFHKERIQNAIEAAFRDVKSIPKPTPLDDDLISAIEEMTNSVVTQALTLGDKGISLTVEGIQDLVEITLMKNGFHDVAKGYIIYRDKQKEAREDSIENIKIYRIDDIQVRFNPMKFSGSIEHLFRRFHGIEGETPDEIIETVNNMTKILIDEIYSLSQIKQLHVSDIQDLTEKFLMKEGFFEIAKEYILQRVGKLEEMKERKRQSATKDEKTFEYITHDAKTKIMTRSRLLKKAKHACHSLDNTNAEELLDEAIKNFYKGIKEEEIDRAMIMAARAKIEREPEYTKVASRLLLDVIYRESMQVSFLDPDLKQLHKKYFTRYLKKGISVGRVSEKLLDFDLEAIASALDIERDDLFSYLGLQTLYDRYFLHHLETRIETPQIFWMRVSMGLAIEEADKTQKAIEFYNTLSRFHYTSATPTLFNAGTPHSQLSSCYLLTVMDDLHHIFKTVSDDAQLSKWAGGIGNDWTNVRATGSRIHGTNGKSQGVIPFLKVANDTAVAVNQCFNPDTRIFTNQGVKPIANVAIGDLVLGISGTYREVTDRFVYNQKDPMIAINIKHSLEPIHVTTAHPFYAMQGVPKEQAVSRTHAWIEKGKVSPTWVEAAQLKVGDYIAQAIPKEVVVVPELTEDDARLYGILLGDGHLSKSGSQWGVSGNPKSDAHLDFIREYLTQHGIHFWETARGDSYIQIHWAAGRGVVRDATSGQFVSSGAPTLPFEHADLYDNEGNKYIAPRFAHLPKQQLLALLQGLIETDGNVSRGKEITFCNTSLHLIEGVRYQCLRLGIPTAGNRRERSYDHEARRSDASTTTFKGSTISYDLRIPAVASLAEKVGCQPVTKQNWLSTPGFVWSRITSVEDQEKTAVVCDLVVEGDESYMTTAGLAHNGGKRKGAMCAYLETWHLDIEDFLELRKNTGDERRRTHDMNTANWIPDLFMKRVQENGSWTLFSPSNVPDLHSLYGEAFEKRYLEYEAQVESGELKLFKKVEAVALWRKMLSMLFETGHPWITFKDAANVRSPQDHMGVINSSNLCTEIFLNTSETETAVCNLGSINLVEHVTKEGIDEKKLASTVEVAIRMLDNVIDINFYPTQEARNANVKHRPIGLGIMGFQDALCMRKISYASHEAINFADEIMELIAYYAILASTKLAKERGTYSSYKGSKWDRGILPIDTLDLLEKERGTPIDVERTMRKDWTKVREAVKKYGMRNSNTMAIAPTATIANIIGVSPSIEPNYKNLYVKSNLSGEFTISNRYLVDDLKEIGLWNDEMLDDLKYYDGSLSEIPHIPQDIKMKYLTAFEIDPDWIIKCAGRRQKWIDMGQSLNLYLSEPSGKKMHEMYFLAWKNGLKSTYYLRALAATQIEKSSVDINKRGLQPRWMKNSSASSNIKVDRSTPKMSEGAVCSMEEGCESCQ; from the coding sequence ATGCATAAAATAACCAAAACTAATGAACAAAATCAGGAAAATACAAAATGTGAAATTCTTTCTGAAGTGAGTGAAGCGGTTAAACAGACGAATATTGAAAAACTCATCCAAAATGCAACTGTTGTCAAACGCAACGGTCGGATTGTCCCCTTTCATAAAGAGCGCATTCAAAATGCTATCGAAGCCGCTTTTCGAGATGTGAAAAGCATTCCAAAACCCACTCCCCTTGATGATGACCTTATCTCTGCCATTGAAGAGATGACAAATAGCGTTGTAACTCAGGCTCTCACTCTAGGTGATAAAGGGATCTCTTTAACCGTTGAGGGCATTCAGGATTTGGTTGAAATCACACTGATGAAAAATGGTTTTCACGATGTAGCCAAAGGCTATATCATCTACCGAGACAAGCAAAAAGAAGCGCGCGAAGATTCGATCGAAAATATTAAAATTTACCGCATTGATGATATTCAAGTGCGCTTTAATCCCATGAAGTTTTCAGGATCTATTGAACATCTTTTCCGCCGGTTTCACGGCATCGAAGGTGAAACGCCCGACGAGATCATTGAAACTGTCAATAATATGACAAAAATACTAATTGATGAAATCTATTCCCTTTCTCAAATCAAACAACTCCACGTTTCAGATATTCAAGATCTCACTGAAAAATTCCTGATGAAAGAGGGCTTCTTCGAAATCGCCAAAGAATATATTTTGCAACGCGTTGGCAAATTAGAAGAAATGAAGGAGAGAAAACGACAGTCGGCAACTAAAGACGAAAAGACATTTGAGTACATCACGCATGATGCTAAAACAAAAATAATGACCCGTTCAAGACTGCTCAAAAAAGCAAAACATGCCTGCCATAGCCTTGATAACACCAATGCTGAAGAGCTCCTTGACGAGGCGATTAAAAATTTTTATAAAGGCATTAAAGAAGAAGAAATTGACCGCGCGATGATCATGGCTGCACGCGCTAAAATCGAGCGCGAACCGGAATATACAAAAGTGGCATCGCGGCTCCTGCTTGATGTCATTTACCGCGAGAGCATGCAAGTCTCCTTTCTCGATCCCGATCTTAAACAACTCCATAAGAAGTATTTTACCCGTTATTTGAAAAAAGGAATTTCTGTTGGACGTGTTTCCGAAAAACTCCTTGATTTTGATTTGGAAGCCATTGCAAGTGCTCTTGATATTGAGCGCGATGATCTCTTTTCTTATCTCGGCCTTCAAACACTCTATGATCGTTATTTCCTTCATCACCTTGAAACAAGAATTGAAACACCCCAAATCTTTTGGATGCGCGTTTCGATGGGACTTGCGATTGAAGAAGCCGATAAAACGCAAAAAGCGATTGAGTTTTACAACACGCTCTCCCGTTTTCACTACACTTCGGCGACTCCAACGCTCTTTAATGCGGGAACACCCCACTCTCAGCTCAGCTCATGCTATTTGCTCACTGTGATGGATGATCTTCACCATATTTTCAAAACGGTTTCCGATGATGCACAGCTCTCAAAATGGGCCGGCGGAATCGGCAATGACTGGACCAATGTGAGGGCAACCGGCTCTCGTATTCACGGCACGAATGGCAAAAGCCAGGGCGTCATTCCTTTCCTCAAAGTGGCGAATGATACGGCCGTCGCGGTCAACCAATGTTTTAATCCCGATACGAGAATCTTTACCAACCAGGGAGTGAAGCCCATCGCCAATGTTGCTATTGGAGATCTCGTTCTTGGTATTAGCGGGACATACCGCGAGGTAACTGATCGCTTTGTTTACAATCAAAAAGATCCAATGATTGCGATTAATATCAAACATTCACTTGAACCCATTCACGTGACAACAGCTCATCCCTTCTATGCAATGCAAGGGGTCCCAAAAGAACAGGCCGTTTCTCGCACTCATGCGTGGATTGAAAAGGGAAAAGTATCCCCAACTTGGGTCGAAGCAGCTCAATTAAAAGTAGGGGATTACATCGCTCAAGCTATCCCAAAAGAAGTTGTTGTTGTTCCTGAACTCACTGAAGATGACGCTCGCCTCTACGGTATTTTACTCGGTGACGGCCACTTGTCTAAAAGCGGATCCCAGTGGGGCGTTTCAGGTAACCCTAAAAGTGATGCCCATCTAGACTTTATCAGAGAATATCTCACTCAGCATGGCATTCACTTCTGGGAAACGGCGCGAGGTGATTCTTATATTCAAATCCATTGGGCTGCAGGCCGTGGTGTTGTCAGAGATGCAACATCAGGTCAATTTGTATCGTCAGGGGCCCCAACACTTCCCTTTGAACACGCTGATCTCTATGATAATGAGGGCAACAAATATATTGCCCCTCGATTTGCACACTTACCAAAACAACAACTACTGGCTCTACTTCAAGGTCTAATAGAAACGGATGGCAATGTCTCACGCGGTAAAGAGATCACTTTCTGCAATACGTCTTTGCATCTCATCGAAGGTGTCCGTTATCAATGTTTAAGACTCGGCATTCCCACTGCAGGCAATCGAAGAGAGCGCTCTTATGACCATGAAGCCCGTCGGTCCGATGCTTCTACAACGACATTTAAGGGGAGCACAATCTCTTATGACTTGCGTATCCCTGCCGTTGCATCTCTTGCAGAAAAAGTAGGCTGTCAACCTGTGACTAAACAAAATTGGCTTTCAACTCCGGGATTCGTCTGGAGTCGAATCACTTCAGTTGAAGATCAAGAAAAAACAGCTGTCGTTTGTGACCTCGTCGTTGAGGGTGATGAGTCTTACATGACCACAGCAGGCCTTGCTCATAATGGCGGAAAACGAAAAGGAGCGATGTGCGCTTATCTCGAGACGTGGCACCTCGATATTGAAGACTTCCTCGAGCTGCGTAAAAATACGGGAGATGAGAGACGCCGCACACACGATATGAATACGGCCAACTGGATCCCCGATCTCTTTATGAAGCGCGTTCAAGAGAATGGATCGTGGACGCTCTTTAGCCCGAGCAATGTTCCCGACCTTCACAGTCTTTATGGTGAAGCGTTTGAAAAGCGCTATCTCGAGTACGAAGCGCAAGTCGAAAGCGGTGAGCTAAAACTCTTTAAAAAAGTAGAAGCTGTCGCACTATGGCGAAAAATGCTCAGCATGCTCTTCGAAACAGGTCATCCTTGGATCACATTTAAAGATGCCGCTAATGTACGCTCCCCTCAAGATCATATGGGGGTAATCAACAGCTCTAACTTATGTACTGAGATTTTTCTTAACACATCCGAAACGGAAACGGCCGTCTGCAATCTCGGCTCAATTAACCTAGTTGAGCATGTGACAAAAGAGGGTATCGATGAAAAAAAACTCGCTTCAACCGTTGAAGTGGCTATTCGTATGCTCGATAATGTGATCGACATTAACTTTTATCCCACACAAGAAGCGCGCAATGCCAACGTAAAACACCGCCCCATCGGCCTTGGAATTATGGGCTTCCAAGATGCCCTTTGCATGCGCAAAATCTCTTATGCTAGCCACGAGGCCATTAATTTTGCAGATGAGATCATGGAGCTAATCGCTTATTATGCGATCCTCGCTTCAACAAAGCTCGCTAAAGAAAGAGGAACTTACTCTTCTTATAAAGGATCCAAATGGGATCGGGGCATTCTGCCGATCGATACACTGGATCTTCTCGAAAAAGAGCGCGGCACGCCCATCGATGTCGAGCGCACGATGCGCAAAGACTGGACAAAGGTGCGAGAAGCCGTCAAAAAGTATGGTATGCGCAATAGCAATACCATGGCTATTGCCCCTACTGCAACAATTGCCAACATCATTGGAGTCTCTCCATCGATTGAACCAAACTATAAAAACCTCTATGTGAAGTCAAATCTCTCAGGAGAGTTTACCATTTCAAATCGCTATCTCGTTGATGATTTAAAAGAGATTGGTCTTTGGAATGATGAAATGCTCGACGACCTCAAATACTATGACGGATCGCTTAGCGAAATCCCCCATATTCCTCAAGATATTAAGATGAAATATCTCACGGCATTTGAAATTGATCCCGATTGGATTATCAAATGCGCAGGCCGCCGCCAAAAATGGATTGATATGGGACAATCCCTTAACTTATACCTCTCAGAACCAAGCGGTAAAAAAATGCATGAGATGTATTTCCTCGCTTGGAAAAATGGCCTTAAATCCACCTATTATCTCCGCGCGCTCGCTGCAACGCAAATTGAGAAATCATCGGTGGATATTAATAAGAGAGGTCTTCAACCCCGCTGGATGAAAAATTCTTCAGCTTCGAGCAATATCAAAGTCGATCGATCAACTCCTAAAATGAGCGAAGGCGCCGTCTGCTCGATGGAAGAGGGATGCGAGAGTTGCCAATAA
- a CDS encoding phosphatidylcholine/phosphatidylserine synthase translates to MNRKLPVIRQVNLVPNFITAFGLACGLFIIFKTIMTDANSRLYELLNASVLILILAAFADFLDGTIARAMKAESEFGFMFDTLADAITFGVVPSVLFLKSVKTFAEEGEFVFFSIICAMIFSMCGVLRLVRFNVLSMGKKKSKQEEVALKKSFIGLPIPAAAMCSVSVLFFLNSPFSREFFAFDVRTRTIIIGCWMVLIGYLMICRWKFPSLKSLHIGVPSFFVMFLTVIAAIFLLYGVLYYLPIMLVCVSFLYLIVGLCLSITRFIKARKLFGSGRK, encoded by the coding sequence ATGAACCGTAAACTTCCAGTGATTCGCCAAGTCAATTTAGTCCCGAATTTTATTACGGCATTTGGACTTGCCTGTGGTTTATTTATTATCTTTAAAACAATCATGACCGATGCAAATAGCCGCTTATATGAGCTGCTGAACGCTTCTGTTCTCATTCTGATCCTCGCTGCATTTGCCGATTTTCTCGATGGAACCATTGCCCGCGCAATGAAAGCGGAGAGTGAATTTGGATTTATGTTCGATACCCTTGCCGATGCTATCACCTTTGGTGTCGTCCCTTCTGTCCTTTTCTTAAAAAGTGTGAAGACGTTTGCCGAAGAGGGGGAATTTGTTTTCTTTTCGATTATCTGTGCGATGATTTTTTCTATGTGTGGTGTGCTCAGACTTGTCCGATTCAATGTCCTATCAATGGGGAAAAAGAAATCAAAACAAGAGGAAGTGGCTCTTAAAAAAAGCTTTATCGGGCTACCTATTCCGGCGGCGGCGATGTGTTCGGTTTCGGTTTTATTCTTTTTGAATTCGCCCTTTAGCCGTGAGTTCTTTGCTTTTGATGTGAGAACACGCACCATCATCATTGGGTGTTGGATGGTGCTCATTGGCTATTTGATGATTTGCCGATGGAAATTTCCTTCACTCAAATCGCTCCATATTGGCGTTCCCTCTTTTTTTGTCATGTTTTTGACAGTGATTGCGGCTATTTTTCTTCTTTATGGGGTTCTTTACTATCTTCCGATCATGCTTGTTTGCGTTTCTTTTCTTTATCTCATTGTAGGTCTGTGTTTATCGATTACCCGCTTTATCAAAGCGCGTAAACTCTTCGGTTCAGGAAGGAAATAA
- a CDS encoding aminoglycoside phosphotransferase family protein has translation MNKLINFILLFFTSFAAADSIDDFVEMTLGQRCEIIPKEAIDQEPDMIEDGMLARIYFVKNGYENIAVVKVFPKEIGAQRDYIRERKAYESLMFQQSANLNPPHLMAAGEDEEHTYLIMEMAKGKSLNKWLRAAGQSYLKRKQKILYALEAIEESSRYLRAFHERTRHLPLKQDPYSLKWANGRFEWLIDHCEKNTVQGIDLVTLKSLHQEMQKKITEQSLTLGQTHGDLHPGNVFYDPMEHRVTFIDFTRLSYPLQTYTGEPIARDAMQYLMTLQACAKGYGWTQEEIQLIEDAFFKGYGQDSIRPIELNYYKLIEAIEIIDTFDADAYDVKASSDLLKAQFEKMYAFSKAVVIDEINRYI, from the coding sequence ATGAATAAATTAATAAACTTTATTTTACTTTTTTTTACTTCTTTTGCCGCTGCCGATTCCATTGATGACTTTGTCGAAATGACTCTAGGACAACGCTGCGAAATCATTCCCAAAGAGGCTATTGATCAAGAACCCGATATGATCGAAGATGGAATGCTCGCTCGGATTTACTTTGTCAAAAATGGATATGAAAATATTGCTGTTGTGAAAGTATTTCCTAAGGAGATCGGAGCGCAAAGAGACTATATTCGCGAGCGCAAAGCCTATGAATCTCTCATGTTTCAGCAAAGCGCTAATCTCAACCCCCCTCATCTCATGGCCGCAGGAGAAGATGAAGAGCACACTTACCTCATCATGGAAATGGCAAAAGGGAAAAGTCTGAATAAATGGCTCCGAGCAGCGGGTCAGAGTTACTTGAAGCGCAAACAAAAGATACTCTATGCACTTGAGGCAATTGAAGAGTCAAGTCGGTATCTGCGCGCATTTCATGAGCGCACTCGTCATCTTCCCCTCAAACAAGACCCTTATAGTTTAAAGTGGGCCAACGGGCGCTTTGAATGGCTTATTGATCACTGCGAAAAAAATACCGTGCAGGGAATTGACCTCGTTACATTGAAATCTCTACATCAAGAGATGCAAAAAAAAATCACCGAACAATCGCTGACTCTAGGTCAAACCCATGGAGATCTGCATCCGGGGAATGTCTTTTATGACCCTATGGAACATCGAGTCACATTTATCGACTTTACCCGTCTTTCTTACCCGCTCCAAACATATACCGGCGAGCCTATTGCGCGCGATGCGATGCAATACCTCATGACACTCCAAGCTTGCGCCAAGGGATATGGATGGACTCAAGAAGAAATTCAATTGATTGAAGATGCCTTTTTTAAAGGCTATGGCCAAGATTCGATCCGGCCGATTGAACTCAACTATTATAAACTGATCGAAGCTATTGAAATTATCGACACATTTGATGCGGACGCCTACGATGTAAAAGCCTCATCTGATCTTCTCAAAGCCCAATTTGAGAAAATGTACGCCTTTTCTAAAGCCGTAGTCATCGATGAAATCAATCGATATATTTAA
- a CDS encoding insulinase family protein, whose product MKPKYKESEQYKDFIFKRVVPIDEINCVLYELEHQPTKAQIVHIQADDPENVFCLSFRTYPENDNGVAHILEHTVLCGSEKFPVKDPFFSMHRRSLNTFMNAFTGSDFTCYPAASQVEKDFYNLLEVYLDAVFYPELKEMSFLQEGHRIEFEDPKDPTSPLTYRGIVFNEMKGSLNNPEMRLWHSMQKALFPNLLYRYNSGGEPAAIPNLTYEELKKFHATYYHPSQCLFYVYGNLDLKHYLDFIDNKVLKKTTKKPALPLIPKESRAKKRQKITDTFPSIEGDLTNKNMVAFGWLTTAITDTVETLALTLLDAILMENDASLIKAELQASKLTVSADAFMETDMSEVPYIIVCRGCNAENADALEKILFQSFKKIVKSGISQKSIDAAMHQLELSRVEITKDHGPYGLSLFMRSGLLMQHGGNPEDALKIHSLFDELKEHLKEEKYLEELIKKHFIDNHHYVRLLMKPDPSLEQKEEDVEKKALEKIKQKLSPVEKEKVIGTALALERFQDEQEEASIDCLPKLSIQDIPKKVSDFPLNFEMVNQLGLYHHETFTNGMTYADIIFDLYDTPMEDLHILKLFTSIITELGSGIRNYKETLEFVQSFTGGIYASLSFNPIYNKPTILRPTLSIHGKSLSRFNDHLFTILKDTILTPQLDDTNRIKELIEQTYTILYDKINRNALNYAVKSALAPFSEHNFIINEVSGLPYYLFIRDLALNMETKLEPVLIKLKAVKEKLFHLNNPHLVMTSDRETLDHIKKKDVYKMTQIPSSPFSPWVGNFQIPSQPNIGKLISSPVAFICQAYSTLYYDHPLSAALYLATFIMENRVLHQKIREQGGAYGSGASYYPLTGNFYFYSYRDPNLNSTLKAFKDAIDTIAKGQFNDQDLLEAKLGLIQILDIPISIGSIATVTYFRERQGRVREVRQAYRDAILNATKQDVINAVKEALLSGEDKSQISVFSSKEFLQREKSFIPLDISDI is encoded by the coding sequence ATGAAGCCAAAGTACAAAGAATCAGAGCAGTACAAAGATTTTATCTTTAAAAGAGTTGTTCCTATCGATGAGATCAACTGCGTTTTGTACGAGCTTGAACATCAACCGACCAAAGCTCAAATTGTTCATATTCAAGCTGATGATCCTGAAAATGTTTTTTGTCTTTCCTTTCGCACCTATCCTGAAAATGATAATGGTGTAGCTCATATTCTCGAACACACCGTTCTTTGCGGCTCTGAAAAATTTCCCGTTAAAGACCCCTTTTTCTCTATGCACCGCCGCAGCCTTAATACTTTTATGAATGCTTTTACCGGATCGGACTTTACCTGCTATCCGGCTGCATCTCAAGTAGAAAAAGACTTCTATAATTTACTCGAAGTTTATCTCGATGCCGTCTTTTATCCCGAGCTCAAAGAAATGAGCTTTTTACAAGAAGGGCATCGCATTGAATTCGAAGATCCAAAAGATCCCACCTCTCCCCTGACTTATCGAGGCATTGTATTTAATGAAATGAAAGGAAGTCTCAATAACCCTGAAATGCGTCTTTGGCATTCGATGCAAAAGGCCCTCTTTCCCAACCTCCTCTATCGCTATAACTCAGGTGGAGAGCCGGCTGCTATCCCCAACTTAACCTATGAAGAACTCAAAAAATTTCATGCGACTTATTATCACCCCTCTCAATGTCTTTTTTATGTCTATGGCAATCTCGATCTCAAACATTATCTCGATTTTATCGATAATAAAGTATTAAAGAAGACCACTAAAAAACCGGCGCTTCCCCTCATTCCAAAAGAGAGCCGAGCTAAAAAACGACAAAAAATCACAGATACTTTCCCCTCGATTGAAGGCGATCTTACCAATAAAAATATGGTTGCTTTCGGATGGCTTACGACCGCAATCACTGATACTGTCGAGACATTAGCCCTTACCCTTCTAGATGCCATTTTAATGGAAAATGACGCCTCTTTAATCAAGGCCGAATTACAAGCTTCAAAGCTGACGGTCTCCGCCGATGCCTTTATGGAAACGGATATGAGTGAAGTTCCATACATTATTGTCTGTCGCGGCTGCAATGCCGAAAATGCCGATGCTTTGGAAAAAATTCTCTTTCAATCTTTTAAGAAAATTGTCAAAAGCGGAATCTCTCAAAAGAGCATTGACGCTGCGATGCATCAGCTCGAACTGTCCCGTGTTGAAATCACAAAAGATCATGGCCCCTACGGTCTTTCTCTATTTATGAGAAGTGGTCTTCTCATGCAACATGGCGGGAATCCGGAGGATGCTCTTAAAATCCACTCTCTTTTCGACGAGCTTAAAGAACACCTTAAAGAGGAAAAATATCTCGAAGAGCTCATAAAAAAACACTTTATCGATAATCATCACTACGTCCGCCTTCTCATGAAACCCGATCCGAGCCTAGAACAAAAAGAAGAAGATGTAGAAAAAAAGGCCCTTGAAAAGATCAAACAAAAACTCAGTCCCGTTGAAAAAGAAAAAGTGATTGGAACAGCGCTTGCTCTCGAGCGATTTCAAGATGAACAGGAAGAAGCCAGCATTGACTGTCTCCCCAAACTCTCAATTCAAGATATCCCCAAAAAGGTGAGTGACTTCCCCCTCAACTTCGAGATGGTCAATCAGCTCGGTTTGTATCATCATGAGACATTCACAAATGGGATGACCTACGCCGATATCATTTTCGATCTATATGATACCCCAATGGAAGATCTTCACATCCTTAAACTCTTTACATCCATTATCACAGAACTTGGATCAGGGATTCGAAATTACAAAGAGACATTGGAGTTTGTTCAATCTTTTACGGGGGGTATTTACGCCTCACTCTCCTTTAATCCCATTTATAATAAGCCAACTATTTTGCGCCCAACCCTTTCTATTCACGGTAAATCCCTATCGCGCTTTAACGATCACCTCTTTACTATTTTGAAAGATACGATTTTAACCCCTCAATTAGATGATACCAATCGAATTAAAGAGCTGATTGAGCAAACCTATACGATTCTCTACGACAAGATCAATCGCAATGCTTTAAATTATGCCGTGAAGTCGGCATTAGCCCCTTTTTCCGAACACAATTTCATCATAAATGAAGTTTCCGGTCTTCCTTACTACCTCTTTATTCGCGATCTTGCACTCAATATGGAAACAAAACTAGAACCCGTTCTCATCAAGCTCAAAGCAGTAAAAGAAAAACTTTTCCATCTCAATAACCCTCATCTGGTGATGACAAGTGATCGAGAAACACTCGATCATATCAAGAAGAAAGACGTTTATAAGATGACCCAAATCCCCTCATCCCCCTTTTCTCCTTGGGTTGGAAACTTTCAAATCCCCTCACAACCCAACATTGGAAAACTCATTTCTTCTCCGGTAGCTTTTATTTGCCAAGCCTATTCAACCCTTTATTACGATCACCCCCTCTCTGCAGCCCTTTATCTCGCAACATTCATTATGGAGAACAGAGTACTTCATCAAAAAATTAGAGAGCAAGGAGGAGCCTATGGCTCGGGAGCCAGTTATTATCCATTGACGGGCAATTTCTATTTTTACTCCTACCGAGATCCCAATCTGAATTCGACTTTAAAAGCCTTTAAAGATGCAATTGATACGATTGCAAAAGGGCAATTTAACGATCAAGACCTCCTCGAAGCAAAACTCGGCCTCATTCAAATCCTCGATATCCCCATATCCATTGGATCTATTGCAACAGTCACCTATTTTCGCGAAAGACAGGGAAGAGTTAGAGAAGTGCGCCAAGCCTATCGAGATGCCATTTTAAATGCGACAAAACAAGACGTCATCAATGCAGTTAAAGAAGCGCTCCTTAGTGGTGAAGATAAAAGTCAAATTAGCGTTTTTTCATCCAAAGAATTTTTGCAAAGAGAAAAATCCTTTATCCCTCTTGACATAAGCGATATATAG
- the lexA gene encoding transcriptional repressor LexA — protein sequence MKGMTQKQKELLHFIREFIATHDYSPSLDEIKVHFGYRSLATVHQHLTSLKKKGLITARKNCARSLNLIEKASELAQIPIVGTLVSSHPIEFFPSIEHTYSIPKSQVPTPHQSYILQVRGDSLIHEHIQNLDLLLIEASSSLKSKEIGLFTLSSGSTLLRRYFPEDSFIRLEPLCFTSYTPTEIFRPHEIKIQGKLISLIRNY from the coding sequence ATGAAAGGAATGACTCAAAAGCAAAAAGAACTGCTTCATTTTATTCGCGAGTTTATCGCAACGCATGATTATTCACCAAGTTTAGATGAGATCAAAGTGCATTTTGGCTATCGCTCTCTTGCTACCGTACACCAGCATCTCACCTCCCTTAAAAAAAAGGGGCTGATTACTGCACGAAAAAATTGCGCCAGATCGCTAAACCTCATTGAAAAAGCTTCAGAACTTGCTCAGATTCCCATTGTCGGAACCCTTGTCTCCTCTCATCCTATTGAGTTTTTCCCCTCAATTGAGCATACCTATTCCATTCCTAAGTCACAAGTTCCGACTCCCCATCAAAGTTATATTTTACAAGTGCGGGGGGATAGCTTAATTCATGAACATATTCAAAATTTAGATTTACTCCTTATTGAAGCCTCTTCCTCTCTCAAATCTAAAGAAATCGGTCTTTTTACCCTCTCAAGCGGCTCTACCCTACTTAGGCGTTATTTCCCTGAAGACTCATTTATCCGCTTAGAGCCTCTCTGCTTTACCTCTTACACCCCGACTGAGATCTTTAGACCCCATGAGATCAAAATCCAGGGTAAACTTATTTCTTTAATCAGAAACTATTGA
- a CDS encoding ribonucleotide-diphosphate reductase subunit beta produces the protein MIENGELKRVEAKKKRLINCTAVDVNQLMPLKYHWAWEHYLNGCANHWMPTEVPMAKDIETWKSDDLSQEERRLIKRNLGFFSTAESLVGNNIVLAIFKHVTNPEARQYLLRQAFEEAIHTHTFHYIVESLALDPGEIFNMYNENETIQRKDAFEMRLTEDILKDNFSTKTPDGAQKFLENLIGYYIIMEGIFFYSGFAMILSMQRQNKMTGIGEQFQYILRDETIHLNFGIDLINSIKEENPGLWTSDFQNYIIDLIKEAVELEIAYAKDCLPNGILGLSADMFEDYVGYIADRRLERIGLKPIYLTKTPFPWMSEVIDLGKEKNFFETRVTEYQSAASLSWN, from the coding sequence ATGATTGAAAACGGAGAACTAAAGCGCGTTGAGGCCAAAAAGAAGCGGCTAATCAACTGCACAGCTGTCGATGTGAACCAACTGATGCCTTTAAAATACCACTGGGCGTGGGAACACTACCTGAACGGGTGCGCAAACCACTGGATGCCGACAGAAGTTCCTATGGCTAAAGACATTGAGACTTGGAAATCAGATGATCTATCACAAGAGGAGCGCCGCTTAATCAAGCGCAATTTAGGCTTTTTCTCGACAGCAGAAAGCCTTGTAGGGAATAATATCGTGCTTGCAATTTTCAAACACGTAACTAACCCCGAAGCGCGTCAATACCTGTTGCGCCAAGCCTTTGAAGAAGCCATTCACACGCATACCTTCCATTATATTGTAGAATCGCTTGCCCTTGATCCGGGTGAAATTTTCAATATGTATAATGAAAATGAGACGATTCAGCGTAAAGACGCCTTTGAAATGCGTCTTACCGAAGACATCTTGAAAGACAATTTCTCAACTAAAACGCCTGACGGTGCGCAAAAATTCCTCGAAAACCTCATCGGTTACTATATCATTATGGAAGGCATTTTCTTCTATAGCGGATTTGCGATGATTCTCTCTATGCAGCGTCAAAATAAAATGACGGGGATCGGAGAGCAATTTCAATATATTTTGCGCGATGAGACAATCCATCTCAATTTCGGAATCGACTTAATTAACTCGATTAAAGAGGAAAACCCCGGACTTTGGACCTCTGATTTTCAAAACTATATCATCGACTTAATTAAAGAAGCCGTTGAACTCGAAATCGCTTACGCTAAAGACTGTTTGCCTAATGGCATACTGGGTCTTTCTGCTGATATGTTTGAGGATTATGTTGGCTATATCGCCGATCGCCGCCTTGAGCGCATAGGCCTTAAACCAATATATCTCACGAAGACACCTTTCCCTTGGATGAGCGAAGTGATCGATCTCGGCAAAGAGAAAAACTTTTTTGAAACAAGAGTGACTGAATATCAATCAGCCGCTAGCCTTTCTTGGAACTAA